The following coding sequences are from one Paenibacillus sp. FSL R5-0912 window:
- a CDS encoding FapA family protein, translating to MPDRMSEQELNKLINMLELSQADGDIEFDISFMVSDDPDHDHGGRVLVRADKIFIQDPLPGGSPAVIMGVLPVKLYVNGEPVSGPAEVTTGDTIEWEISQPPLYSITVSEDRLLAFFTLHSTKKFSWKLNDHLSAGMVEVDAVMDTENVVGILGLNQIIADFERRGIIQNLNISGIHAELQNPTYQPITAAQGRAAVPGENAHLELFFSETIENEFSEIEGQVDYRSHLRIPSAIRGEVLARKIPVIEGIPGYDVYGEILYPPTPADLSVLAKNNTVLLIGNEIRALREGRPRVTGDRIKYFDICTSYIVPGNVNIKSGNIVFSGDVIIRGDVEDNMIIESLGNVYVAGSIYNSTITATGSILVKGNVVNSNLYSGYFGVMYNRIYNCSKQLIEETKILQTAVRMLVQAVQGRKQSVKYGQAVLLLLESKFQKIPQLIKELLSVLATVQASYHQDLEQTLHFLNLFLKPAQLVDYMSEASLSGVISMLEELHRGVARMQETKVEVNIGKCQNSTLKSNGDIIIHRDGIVQSELFSSGNITFLQTFSVCRGSKLEAGGSIAAFYVGGESGAQSYLKAKQSISVRKMYLGKVTIDRYTADITEPVENLVFDAESLRSMKLSAESGRGLV from the coding sequence ATGCCTGACCGTATGTCCGAGCAGGAACTGAATAAGCTGATTAATATGCTGGAGCTGTCACAAGCTGATGGTGATATAGAGTTTGATATTTCATTTATGGTATCCGATGACCCGGATCATGACCACGGGGGGCGGGTGCTGGTCCGGGCTGACAAAATCTTCATACAGGACCCGCTGCCCGGTGGTTCGCCCGCAGTTATTATGGGGGTTCTTCCGGTTAAACTATATGTCAACGGTGAGCCGGTTTCCGGCCCGGCCGAGGTGACTACCGGGGATACTATAGAGTGGGAAATTTCGCAGCCGCCGCTGTATTCGATTACCGTGTCGGAGGATCGTCTGCTGGCTTTTTTCACCCTCCATTCCACGAAAAAATTCTCCTGGAAGCTGAATGACCATTTATCCGCCGGTATGGTGGAAGTAGACGCCGTGATGGATACGGAGAATGTTGTCGGAATTCTGGGTCTGAACCAGATTATTGCCGATTTTGAGCGCCGGGGGATCATTCAGAATCTGAATATCTCCGGAATTCATGCTGAACTGCAGAATCCCACGTATCAGCCAATTACCGCTGCCCAGGGCAGAGCGGCTGTGCCTGGGGAGAATGCGCATCTTGAACTGTTTTTCTCCGAGACGATTGAGAATGAATTCAGCGAGATTGAAGGCCAGGTGGATTACCGCAGTCATCTGCGTATTCCTTCCGCGATCCGCGGTGAAGTGCTGGCGCGCAAAATTCCGGTTATCGAGGGGATTCCCGGCTATGACGTATATGGAGAGATTCTATATCCTCCGACGCCTGCAGACCTTTCGGTTCTAGCCAAAAATAATACAGTCCTGCTGATCGGCAATGAAATCCGCGCCCTGCGTGAAGGCCGGCCCCGGGTGACCGGTGACCGGATCAAATATTTCGACATCTGCACGTCCTACATCGTACCCGGCAATGTGAACATTAAATCCGGCAATATTGTATTCTCCGGTGATGTCATTATACGGGGCGATGTCGAGGACAATATGATCATTGAGTCGCTGGGCAATGTCTATGTTGCCGGCAGCATCTATAACTCCACCATCACAGCCACCGGCAGCATTCTCGTCAAAGGCAATGTAGTGAACAGCAATCTGTACTCCGGGTATTTCGGCGTGATGTACAACCGGATCTACAACTGCTCCAAGCAGCTGATAGAAGAGACCAAGATCCTCCAGACCGCGGTCCGGATGCTGGTCCAGGCGGTCCAAGGCCGGAAGCAGAGCGTGAAGTACGGACAGGCTGTGCTGCTGCTGCTGGAGAGCAAGTTCCAGAAGATCCCGCAGCTGATCAAGGAGCTGCTCTCGGTGCTGGCAACCGTTCAGGCCTCTTACCATCAGGATCTGGAACAGACGCTGCATTTCCTGAATCTGTTCCTGAAGCCGGCCCAGTTGGTGGATTATATGAGTGAAGCTTCGCTAAGCGGAGTGATCAGTATGCTGGAAGAGCTGCATAGGGGGGTGGCCCGGATGCAGGAGACCAAGGTCGAGGTTAACATTGGCAAATGCCAGAACAGCACGCTGAAATCCAACGGCGACATCATCATCCACCGGGACGGGATCGTGCAGAGTGAGCTGTTCTCTTCGGGCAATATTACGTTTCTCCAAACATTCTCCGTCTGCCGCGGCTCCAAGCTGGAGGCCGGGGGCAGCATTGCTGCCTTTTATGTCGGCGGGGAGAGCGGCGCACAATCCTACCTCAAGGCCAAACAAAGTATCTCTGTGCGCAAAATGTACCTGGGTAAAGTCACCATTGACCGCTATACCGCAGACATCACCGAGCCGGTGGAGAACCTGGTCTTTGACGCCGAGAGCCTGCGTAGCATGAAGCTGTCGGCGGAGTCCGGGAGAGGGTTAGTATAA
- the pstC gene encoding phosphate ABC transporter permease subunit PstC, producing the protein MGAPVHRLTAQTQKSLEEVKVNTRRHKRHLLGNTISRYYFLFSILALCLVLGLVIVFIGKTALLLFESISPLDFFFSFNWTPEEEAFGAAAFIVNTLSLTALTLVIAVPISVGMAVLCAEIAPKWMTSFIRPVLDLLVGIPSIVYGYLGLTVLLPFLRRVSGEGLGDGLLASALVLALMVLPTICRISDDAIVSVPRKYRDAAYALGSTRLQVIMRVVLPAASRGIISAVILGMTRAIGETMAVVMVIGNTPQLAKTLFTPTSVLTSNIVMQISNVEFESTWNYSLHMMAFLLLLISFVLILIIRVLGRKRRDA; encoded by the coding sequence ATGGGGGCACCGGTTCATAGACTGACAGCACAGACACAGAAGAGCCTTGAGGAAGTTAAAGTAAATACCAGAAGACATAAGAGACATCTGCTAGGCAATACGATATCCCGTTATTATTTCTTATTCAGTATCCTTGCGCTGTGTCTGGTGCTTGGACTAGTTATTGTATTCATCGGCAAAACGGCACTGCTGCTCTTCGAGAGCATCTCGCCGCTCGATTTCTTCTTCTCGTTCAACTGGACACCGGAAGAGGAGGCCTTCGGCGCCGCTGCCTTTATTGTAAATACATTATCGCTGACGGCACTGACCCTGGTCATTGCTGTACCGATCTCGGTAGGCATGGCCGTGCTTTGTGCGGAGATCGCCCCCAAATGGATGACAAGCTTCATCCGTCCGGTACTGGATCTGCTGGTCGGCATACCTTCTATTGTATACGGCTATCTGGGCTTGACCGTACTGCTTCCCTTCCTGCGTAGAGTGAGCGGAGAAGGGCTGGGGGACGGACTGCTCGCTTCAGCCCTCGTGCTGGCGCTGATGGTCCTGCCGACCATTTGCCGGATCAGCGATGATGCGATTGTGTCCGTTCCGCGCAAATACCGTGACGCCGCGTATGCGCTGGGCTCGACCCGTCTTCAGGTCATTATGCGTGTTGTGCTGCCGGCAGCGAGCCGGGGGATTATCTCGGCTGTTATTCTCGGCATGACCCGTGCGATCGGCGAGACCATGGCGGTGGTTATGGTGATCGGGAATACACCGCAGCTGGCGAAGACCCTGTTCACGCCAACCTCCGTGCTGACCAGCAACATTGTAATGCAGATCTCTAATGTTGAGTTTGAGTCCACCTGGAACTACTCCCTGCATATGATGGCCTTCCTGCTGCTGCTTATTTCCTTTGTGCTGATTCTAATTATCCGCGTGCTGGGCCGTAAACGGAGGGATGCCTGA
- a CDS encoding SEC-C metal-binding domain-containing protein — protein MFTTEQVKGFILHPEPIVSNTALQYFADSFLYENDTTLMPLVLERMKQSGDAGTVHLPHTYKFPLTEEVIRELLALYQSPTIDKNTKFHLQIILRHCSPEQSIPFMELVEQDPSWQKLLVQKSNLANLDDQELLDVFKVFIEQSTGKSWGEFDTAYGDEIVNELSRRRCMDTEAVLQRLRDNDPHDPSYEVPYLIQLAGLMKLEAAILVLCGFFGSQDDLLLENAKEALVRIGTAGVVTTLTEQYSIAEGESYRLYASGVFGKIKLPDSEEAVLRLLPGERDLTNATILAEGLCELGSNNGLPIVQAMLEGDYDRGLLNLTESIYAYCVISDTLHPSLQDWKKQLDQEEARLAKRKAEADRMFRTKAPIGTYNRLNGTEKTYISPEKVGRNDPCPCGSGKKHKKCCGA, from the coding sequence ATGTTTACAACTGAACAAGTAAAAGGTTTCATCCTCCATCCGGAGCCAATTGTAAGTAATACTGCCCTGCAATACTTTGCTGACAGCTTTTTATATGAGAACGATACTACTCTAATGCCGCTTGTGCTAGAAAGGATGAAGCAATCCGGGGATGCCGGGACGGTTCACCTGCCCCATACCTATAAATTCCCGCTAACTGAAGAAGTGATCCGCGAGCTGCTGGCTTTATACCAGTCGCCTACTATCGATAAGAATACGAAATTTCATTTGCAGATCATCTTGCGTCATTGCAGTCCTGAGCAGTCCATCCCCTTTATGGAGTTAGTCGAGCAAGATCCGAGCTGGCAAAAGCTGCTGGTTCAAAAGAGTAATCTTGCGAACCTGGATGACCAGGAACTGTTGGATGTCTTCAAAGTGTTTATTGAACAAAGCACAGGGAAAAGTTGGGGTGAGTTTGATACGGCTTACGGGGACGAAATCGTAAATGAGCTGTCCCGCCGCAGATGTATGGATACCGAGGCTGTGCTGCAGAGGCTGCGCGACAATGATCCTCACGACCCAAGCTATGAAGTGCCTTATCTTATCCAGCTGGCAGGCCTAATGAAGCTGGAGGCGGCTATTCTTGTGCTGTGCGGTTTTTTCGGTTCTCAGGATGACTTGCTTCTGGAGAATGCCAAAGAGGCGCTCGTTCGTATCGGGACAGCCGGGGTGGTTACGACGCTCACTGAGCAATATTCTATTGCTGAAGGGGAGAGCTACCGGCTGTATGCCTCTGGTGTGTTCGGTAAAATCAAGCTGCCCGATTCAGAGGAGGCAGTGCTCAGATTGTTGCCGGGAGAACGAGATCTCACCAACGCGACTATATTGGCTGAAGGTCTTTGTGAACTTGGTTCAAATAATGGGCTTCCTATAGTCCAGGCTATGCTGGAAGGAGACTACGACCGCGGATTATTGAATCTCACGGAGTCGATATATGCTTACTGCGTAATCTCGGACACACTACATCCTTCATTACAGGATTGGAAGAAGCAGCTTGATCAGGAGGAGGCTAGGCTGGCCAAGCGTAAGGCAGAAGCGGACCGGATGTTTAGAACTAAAGCCCCCATAGGAACTTATAACAGATTAAACGGAACTGAAAAAACATATATAAGCCCGGAAAAAGTAGGCCGCAACGATCCTTGTCCTTGCGGAAGCGGGAAGAAGCATAAGAAATGCTGCGGTGCTTAG
- the tig gene encoding trigger factor: protein MKATWEKIEKNLGVLEVEVEADRVAAALDKAFNKVVKKANVPGFRKGKVPRPIFESRFGVESLYQDAIDILLPEAYGEAVEQTDIFPVDRPEVDIEQFAKGQPFIFKAKITVKPEVKLGEYKGLEVPVQKAEVTDEELDAELTRLQERHAELVVVEDEAAVNGDITVIDFDGSVDGVPFEGGQAERHSLELGSNSFIPGFEEQVVGMSTGDFKDVEVTFPEAYHAAELAGKVAVFKVKLHEIKRKQLPALDDEFAKDVSEFDTLEEYKADLKAQLESRKQEELKGVRETAVVDAAAANAEVEIPQAMIASEVENMVRDFDTRLRQQGMNMDMFLSFSGQTREDLQEQMKGDAEKRVRNNLVLEVIAKEEKIEVSEEEVTQELATMAEAYKRTPDEIRSILAANGSLSSLNDEISLRKTIDFLVSNSVEVDAPAPAVEAPVEEAAAEEASAE, encoded by the coding sequence ATGAAAGCAACCTGGGAAAAAATAGAGAAGAACCTTGGAGTTCTTGAAGTCGAAGTAGAAGCAGACCGTGTAGCTGCAGCACTCGACAAAGCTTTTAATAAAGTGGTTAAGAAAGCAAACGTACCTGGATTCCGTAAAGGTAAAGTGCCGCGGCCGATTTTCGAATCCCGTTTTGGCGTGGAAAGCCTGTACCAGGATGCCATCGACATTCTTCTTCCTGAAGCTTATGGCGAAGCCGTTGAACAAACCGACATCTTCCCTGTAGACCGTCCTGAAGTAGACATCGAGCAATTCGCCAAAGGCCAGCCGTTCATCTTCAAAGCGAAGATCACCGTTAAGCCAGAAGTGAAGCTGGGCGAGTACAAAGGTCTGGAAGTTCCTGTACAGAAGGCTGAAGTAACTGATGAAGAGCTGGACGCTGAACTGACACGTCTGCAAGAGCGTCATGCTGAGCTTGTTGTTGTTGAAGATGAAGCAGCAGTTAACGGCGACATCACTGTAATTGATTTCGACGGTTCCGTTGACGGCGTTCCTTTTGAAGGCGGACAGGCTGAGCGTCATTCCCTTGAACTGGGAAGCAACTCCTTCATTCCAGGCTTCGAAGAGCAAGTAGTTGGCATGTCCACCGGAGACTTCAAAGATGTTGAAGTTACTTTCCCTGAGGCTTACCATGCTGCTGAGCTTGCCGGCAAAGTAGCTGTATTCAAAGTGAAGCTGCACGAAATCAAACGCAAACAGCTTCCTGCACTGGATGATGAATTCGCTAAGGATGTAAGTGAATTCGACACTCTGGAAGAATACAAGGCAGATCTGAAGGCACAGCTGGAGTCCCGCAAGCAGGAAGAACTCAAAGGCGTTCGCGAAACTGCAGTAGTTGATGCAGCTGCTGCTAATGCTGAAGTTGAAATTCCTCAAGCTATGATCGCCAGTGAAGTAGAGAACATGGTTCGTGATTTCGACACCCGTCTTCGCCAGCAGGGCATGAACATGGATATGTTCCTCAGCTTCTCCGGCCAGACACGTGAAGACCTGCAGGAACAAATGAAGGGCGATGCCGAGAAGCGCGTTCGCAACAACCTTGTTCTGGAAGTTATCGCTAAGGAAGAGAAGATCGAAGTTTCCGAAGAGGAAGTTACGCAAGAGCTTGCTACTATGGCAGAAGCTTACAAACGTACTCCTGATGAAATCCGCAGCATTCTGGCGGCCAATGGTTCCCTGAGCAGCCTGAATGACGAAATTTCACTGCGCAAGACTATTGATTTCCTCGTTAGCAATAGCGTAGAAGTTGATGCTCCGGCTCCTGCTGTAGAAGCACCTGTTGAAGAAGCGGCTGCAGAAGAAGCAAGCGCTGAGTAG
- a CDS encoding ABC transporter ATP-binding protein has product MKQAPPVITVTHVDRAFGSKKVLKDITLQVEQAETFGILGPSGSGKTTLVKLLTGIDEVTSGEINVLGVRMPKLAMLQQIGYMAQSDALYTELSAKENLEFFASLYGLKGGNRTRRIRDVMELVNLQEHLRKRVDQYSGGMKRRLSLAIALLHEPPLLLLDEPTVGIDPVLRQSIWKELKALNRKGTTIVLTTHVMDEAEKCGRLAMIRDGVLLAVDTPAGLLQATGSATIEEAFLYYGGVRS; this is encoded by the coding sequence ATGAAGCAAGCCCCCCCAGTGATTACAGTAACCCATGTTGACCGGGCTTTCGGCAGCAAGAAGGTATTGAAGGATATTACGCTGCAGGTGGAGCAGGCGGAAACCTTCGGAATTCTGGGCCCGTCCGGCTCCGGCAAAACCACGCTGGTCAAGCTGCTCACGGGCATAGACGAAGTTACCTCCGGCGAGATTAACGTCCTTGGGGTACGGATGCCGAAGCTTGCCATGCTGCAGCAGATCGGCTATATGGCCCAGTCCGATGCACTATACACTGAACTGAGCGCCAAGGAGAATCTGGAGTTCTTCGCTTCCCTCTACGGTCTGAAGGGCGGCAACCGGACACGGCGGATCAGAGATGTAATGGAGCTGGTGAACCTGCAGGAGCATTTGCGCAAAAGAGTAGACCAATACTCCGGAGGCATGAAACGCCGGCTGTCCCTGGCTATCGCGCTGCTGCATGAGCCGCCGCTGCTGCTGCTGGATGAACCCACAGTCGGGATTGATCCAGTGCTGCGCCAGTCGATCTGGAAGGAACTTAAGGCGTTGAACCGTAAAGGCACCACGATTGTACTCACCACACATGTTATGGATGAAGCGGAGAAATGCGGCCGGCTGGCTATGATCCGGGATGGCGTTCTGCTCGCTGTAGACACGCCCGCCGGACTGCTGCAGGCAACCGGCTCCGCTACCATTGAAGAAGCCTTCCTGTACTATGGAGGTGTGCGCTCATGA
- a CDS encoding stalk domain-containing protein, which translates to MTNSKWIGAALASALLVTGGSVSVLATSSSVSAAAVKTAAVQEGSTTWSINGTPVALSTINSGGYKLYSLSQVAGELGAGLVLGSSGFLLNDSKGLHNVQIQAGVKSYQVDGEAQEFTVAPVVHNNKTYVELTKLVTALGGELQADTSSILSFARPTGQFDTLHWNADGALIANQGDAESTMIYKFSLVPGNYDLFSSNSSVMDYAVSPDQKWGAFSNETGIMQLINLSSGVITTLGKDTSVKTDLVWSSDGKTIYFIQGDKQEKLAQISVETGEVKALLEDKVENKSELRVSADGKTAVYIVNVTGTAKNDADSTEDSLTVDFSKAGEQLYKLDLATKGAKPAALTTALDNKLYPEILAGGSVVYLSADPEGTAANTLKSITADGTSTDITLSAEANWAAGVSTGLVVAGLAADGSTVIYSIAGGAAPVEVFRTAEDVSEVSVSNDGSKVAIVSDGKILVIQNGKAVQLSN; encoded by the coding sequence TTGACAAACAGTAAATGGATCGGTGCAGCATTGGCTTCAGCACTTCTCGTAACAGGGGGATCAGTAAGTGTTTTGGCTACAAGCAGCAGTGTGAGCGCCGCCGCCGTCAAGACAGCCGCAGTTCAAGAGGGAAGTACTACATGGAGTATCAATGGTACGCCGGTTGCGCTCAGCACAATCAACAGCGGTGGATATAAACTCTATTCGTTAAGCCAGGTGGCAGGGGAGCTTGGAGCAGGACTTGTGCTCGGCAGCAGCGGATTTCTATTAAATGACAGCAAGGGCCTACATAATGTACAGATTCAGGCGGGTGTAAAAAGCTATCAGGTTGATGGTGAAGCACAGGAATTTACAGTAGCACCTGTCGTTCATAACAACAAAACCTATGTAGAACTCACGAAGCTGGTTACCGCACTTGGCGGTGAGCTGCAGGCGGATACCAGCAGCATCCTGAGCTTCGCCCGGCCGACAGGTCAATTTGACACCCTTCATTGGAATGCCGACGGCGCACTGATCGCGAACCAAGGCGATGCTGAATCGACAATGATCTACAAATTTAGCCTGGTGCCAGGCAATTATGACTTGTTCTCTTCCAACAGCAGTGTAATGGATTATGCAGTATCTCCTGATCAGAAGTGGGGCGCGTTCAGCAATGAGACAGGCATTATGCAACTGATCAACTTGTCCAGCGGAGTGATCACTACCCTTGGCAAAGACACCAGCGTGAAGACGGACCTCGTATGGTCCAGCGACGGCAAGACGATCTATTTCATTCAAGGCGACAAGCAGGAGAAGCTGGCGCAGATTTCTGTAGAGACCGGAGAGGTCAAAGCGCTGCTTGAGGATAAAGTGGAGAATAAATCGGAGCTTCGCGTATCGGCGGACGGCAAAACTGCTGTGTACATTGTCAATGTAACAGGCACAGCCAAGAATGATGCCGACAGTACTGAAGATTCACTGACTGTAGACTTCAGCAAAGCCGGAGAACAGCTGTACAAGCTGGATCTGGCCACCAAAGGCGCGAAGCCGGCAGCCCTGACTACAGCGCTCGACAACAAGCTGTATCCGGAGATTCTTGCGGGCGGCAGCGTAGTGTACCTGAGTGCAGATCCGGAGGGCACTGCCGCCAATACCCTGAAGTCGATTACAGCAGACGGTACCAGCACAGATATCACCTTGAGTGCTGAAGCCAACTGGGCTGCTGGAGTGAGTACAGGCTTGGTGGTTGCAGGCTTGGCAGCAGACGGCAGCACAGTAATCTACTCTATTGCGGGCGGAGCGGCTCCGGTTGAAGTATTCCGTACGGCAGAGGATGTGTCCGAGGTGTCTGTATCGAATGACGGCAGCAAAGTGGCAATTGTGAGCGACGGCAAAATCCTTGTCATTCAGAACGGCAAAGCAGTACAGCTGTCCAACTAA
- a CDS encoding ABC transporter permease, with amino-acid sequence MRIRAITLRILQQFIHDKRTMALMFIAPLLVLSLMSLVFNSDAYKPKIGVASGAAVFSTALEAQKAEVTSYDNDESGNAALQSGDIDAYITMKGTTPEIMLEGSNPTANRAVMMAMQEAMQSLQPSAAGSVQHQPQISYLYGAEDMKTIDRFGPIMIGVFVFFFVFLIAGVSFLRERTTGTLERLLSTPLKRWEIVLGYVCGFGIFTVFQALLISWFSIQVLGIMMAGSFGYVLLITLLLSMSALTLGTLLSAFAANELQMIQFIPLVIVPQIFLSGLFPMDTLPLWLQRVGLATPIYYGAQALMDIMIRGKGWNDIALDVFVLIGFSLLFMLLNVLALRKHRRM; translated from the coding sequence ATGAGAATCCGTGCGATTACCCTGAGAATTCTGCAGCAATTCATCCATGATAAAAGAACCATGGCGCTGATGTTCATCGCCCCCCTGCTGGTGCTCAGCTTGATGAGCCTGGTCTTTAACAGCGACGCTTATAAGCCGAAGATTGGCGTAGCCTCCGGTGCTGCAGTGTTCAGTACCGCGCTGGAAGCCCAGAAGGCTGAAGTTACCAGCTATGATAATGATGAATCCGGCAACGCCGCCCTTCAGTCCGGGGACATTGATGCTTATATTACAATGAAGGGAACCACTCCTGAGATCATGCTGGAAGGCAGCAACCCGACCGCTAACCGTGCCGTGATGATGGCCATGCAGGAAGCTATGCAGAGCCTGCAGCCGTCAGCGGCTGGCAGCGTACAGCATCAGCCGCAGATCAGCTATCTGTACGGCGCCGAGGATATGAAGACGATCGACCGTTTCGGCCCGATTATGATCGGGGTATTTGTATTCTTTTTCGTCTTCCTGATCGCGGGCGTCTCCTTCCTGCGCGAGCGGACCACAGGAACACTGGAACGCCTGCTCTCCACTCCGCTGAAACGCTGGGAAATCGTGCTAGGATATGTCTGCGGCTTCGGTATCTTCACCGTCTTTCAGGCGCTGCTGATCTCCTGGTTCTCGATCCAGGTGCTTGGCATTATGATGGCCGGAAGCTTCGGCTACGTTCTGCTGATAACCTTGCTGCTCTCGATGTCGGCACTGACACTCGGCACCCTGCTCTCGGCATTTGCCGCTAATGAGCTCCAGATGATCCAGTTCATTCCCCTGGTCATTGTGCCGCAGATTTTCCTGAGCGGATTATTTCCGATGGATACCCTTCCGCTCTGGCTGCAGCGCGTAGGATTGGCAACCCCCATCTACTACGGCGCCCAGGCACTGATGGATATCATGATCCGCGGCAAGGGATGGAATGATATCGCTCTTGATGTATTCGTGCTGATCGGCTTCTCCCTGCTGTTCATGCTGCTGAATGTGCTGGCCTTGCGTAAGCACCGCAGAATGTAA
- a CDS encoding phosphate ABC transporter substrate-binding protein: protein MKVFRKLTVTALTAVIAVTAAFAGVAAAADSLKGKITVNGSTALLPLTLQAAKEFQKLHPKVKIAASGKGSVTGPQAVKKGIADIGACDWDASMDVPGFKAFEGQVGNKVAVIPFATIVNKNVGVDNLTTEQLKGIYSGKITNWKEVGGSDANIVVITRAFGSGTRVNYQAKALAGGDIVKKEKNYKEAGSSGDMKTAVGTTPNAIGYIDLVYVTGSDIKAVKFNGVEATTDNVINGSYKIWAYGYYMTKGQPTGATKEFIEYVQSKKFQQGSLKKLKFIPIAAMQS, encoded by the coding sequence ATGAAGGTTTTCAGAAAATTAACAGTAACAGCGCTCACCGCGGTTATCGCGGTTACCGCAGCTTTTGCAGGGGTTGCCGCTGCTGCGGACAGTCTCAAGGGTAAAATCACCGTTAACGGTTCGACCGCACTGCTTCCATTGACGCTGCAGGCCGCCAAAGAATTCCAGAAGCTTCACCCTAAAGTGAAAATCGCAGCTTCAGGCAAAGGCTCCGTAACCGGCCCCCAAGCCGTGAAGAAAGGCATTGCGGACATCGGCGCCTGCGACTGGGATGCCAGTATGGATGTTCCCGGGTTCAAGGCTTTTGAAGGACAGGTAGGCAATAAGGTAGCCGTTATTCCTTTTGCAACCATCGTGAACAAAAACGTCGGTGTAGACAATTTGACTACAGAACAGCTTAAAGGCATCTACTCCGGCAAAATCACGAACTGGAAGGAAGTCGGCGGATCAGATGCCAACATCGTGGTGATCACCCGTGCCTTCGGTTCCGGTACCCGGGTCAACTATCAGGCGAAGGCACTTGCCGGCGGAGATATTGTGAAGAAAGAGAAGAATTACAAGGAAGCCGGCTCCAGTGGCGATATGAAAACAGCTGTGGGCACTACTCCGAACGCTATCGGATACATCGACCTTGTCTACGTGACCGGCAGTGACATCAAAGCCGTGAAGTTCAACGGAGTGGAAGCGACTACGGACAATGTTATCAACGGTTCGTACAAGATTTGGGCTTACGGCTACTACATGACCAAAGGCCAGCCTACCGGCGCTACTAAAGAATTCATCGAGTACGTGCAGAGCAAGAAGTTCCAGCAGGGTTCACTTAAAAAGCTTAAATTCATTCCGATTGCCGCCATGCAATCCTAG
- the pstA gene encoding phosphate ABC transporter permease PstA: MNGFTRTRYTARAQRRNKIATIGFYTLGALVMLLIFWLLFTILSKGLPALRPDFLIKQPEEMDAGGGIGPVLFNSFYILFISLLISVPIGIGAGIYMAEYAPDNAFTGALRICVESLASVPSIVFGLLGLAIFAEYFGVGLTILGGGVSLALLNLPMLARVTEEAVRAVPGEIREAGYALGMTKFHVIRKVVLPVALPAIITGVCLVAGRAFGESAVIILTAGLSTSGEMWDFNLFSPGETLAVHLWYVQSEAIVEDARQIADKSAAVLVFVVLLINFIFRFPLWLGNRRRGR; the protein is encoded by the coding sequence ATGAACGGATTTACCCGTACACGATATACGGCAAGGGCGCAGCGGCGCAACAAAATAGCAACCATCGGTTTCTACACACTGGGCGCTCTGGTGATGCTGCTGATTTTCTGGCTGCTGTTCACGATCTTAAGCAAAGGCCTGCCGGCGCTCCGGCCTGACTTCCTGATCAAGCAGCCGGAAGAGATGGATGCCGGCGGGGGGATCGGTCCTGTGCTTTTCAACTCCTTCTATATTCTGTTCATCTCGCTGCTGATCTCGGTTCCCATCGGGATCGGGGCAGGTATCTATATGGCGGAGTATGCGCCGGATAATGCCTTCACAGGCGCATTGCGCATCTGTGTGGAATCCCTGGCCTCCGTTCCGTCCATCGTGTTCGGCCTCCTGGGCCTGGCGATCTTCGCCGAGTACTTCGGTGTCGGCCTGACCATCCTCGGCGGAGGCGTCAGCCTGGCACTGCTGAATCTGCCGATGCTGGCCCGCGTGACGGAAGAAGCCGTGCGCGCGGTCCCCGGCGAGATCCGTGAAGCCGGCTATGCACTCGGCATGACGAAGTTCCATGTCATCCGCAAGGTAGTACTGCCGGTAGCCCTTCCGGCAATCATCACCGGCGTCTGCCTCGTGGCCGGGCGCGCCTTCGGGGAATCGGCGGTCATTATCCTGACCGCCGGACTCAGCACCTCCGGCGAGATGTGGGATTTCAATCTGTTCTCACCGGGCGAGACCCTGGCGGTACATCTGTGGTACGTGCAGTCCGAGGCAATTGTCGAGGATGCGCGGCAGATCGCGGACAAATCCGCTGCGGTGCTGGTGTTCGTAGTCCTGCTGATTAACTTTATTTTCCGCTTTCCGCTGTGGCTGGGGAACCGCCGCAGGGGGCGCTGA